The following is a genomic window from Solanum stenotomum isolate F172 chromosome 4, ASM1918654v1, whole genome shotgun sequence.
GTGTGACGGTATGTAGGTAGTCACTTGAAGGTCGCACCTATTGAGGATAATTAATATGattagtataaatatttatggTGTGCAATttatatttagaataattaatatGATTAGTATAAGTAATAGAACTTACCATCATATGTAGTGCAATTTCCAGGTTATCAGCAAGAATTGATTCATAATTTGTTGTAAGTTTGGTATTTGTATACAGAGCTTCTTTTGACTTGTCATAGTTCCATTTCTCAATTAATTTACGCATCTCTTCAAGTAGCCTTGTTATTGGGAGATCTCGTGCGTCTTTTGTTGCTGAGTTAAGCGACTTTGCTATGTTGGATGTCATGGTCATAGTTCTATTACTTGTGGAATGTGCCCTTGACCATTTACTATAGCCAATTTCATACAGGTAAGTCTTCACTCGATGATCAATTCGATTAACTTCAGCCATATAGTAATCAAAATCTTGCACAGTGTATGCGCGAGCCATTGCATAATATATTTCCCTTAATTGTAATTGGTTTCTCCTGAAATTTTCTTTGATGTTTTTTCACAGATGCCAAATACATGCGTAATGTGGTAAATCTGGAAATATAACCGATATAGCTCTAATTATGCTTTGATGCCTATCTGATACAAAACACATTTTATCCCTCACTCCATACGctttcttgaacttttcaaaAAATCATTGCCATGATGTATTATTCTCGGAATCAACAATTGCATATGCCAATGGTAATATATGTCCTAAACAAATCATAATGAACTGTAAGTGTGGTataatgttttgagaaaaaaattatttgtggaGGCAATTAATGCGATCTGTATATGtggaaaaatatattgaaataaataagaGTTGTATACATACCTCTAGCATCTTGACAACTAGCAGTTAGAAATTCCATGATAAGCTGCTTTGAGAAAGCTTCCATCAACAATTACAGCTGGCCTGCAATTTACCCAACCTTGTATTGAAGAATTTAAAGCCACAAAAGCATATTGAAAATGTCCATCGACTG
Proteins encoded in this region:
- the LOC125861540 gene encoding uncharacterized protein LOC125861540; the protein is MARAYTVQDFDYYMAEVNRIDHRVKTYLYEIGYSKWSRAHSTSNRTMTMTSNIAKSLNSATKDARDLPITRLLEEMRKLIEKWNYDKSKEALYTNTKLTTNYESILADNLEIALHMMCPHMLFYGPPGTEKTTTDLAIVFKDHAHQQVA